Proteins found in one Limnobaculum xujianqingii genomic segment:
- a CDS encoding autotransporter-associated beta strand repeat-containing protein: MELNFANDSTLNNLLSGSGSLTKTGTGIATLNGTGSTQGAINVNQGTLNLAQNMELNGTSLTTANGATTSLSLDALINLSGALTQNSTATLNINTGGAQPAITADSASLDGALNVTGFTTSAPTSASALPGTEFTIIHTTNGIIGDFAAVDLGGATSNVDYLTLAGRVVNGVDYNVGFGLTWLAGDALGNGTFTLINAGDLFNVDVVLADQTGTFASNWDGKSLTKEGLGTLQLSSVNTYTGSTLINGGTLETGIANAFATSSNVVVASGGTLNLNGFNQQANNLSGAGNITLRNAVLTANNNADTAFDGEIGGAGSLIKTGTGTLTLSGMNIYQGGSTLSGGTLVATNGLALGSGDIENNATLELNFASDSDLGNVLSGSLVKTGAGVASLSAVGSAQGAVSVNQGTLSFTQDGIFTADSLTTANGATTSLAGESILNLSGALTQNSTAVLNVGVGTGQTAINADTASLGGTLNITDFNTNVPNSASALTSTEFTVIHTTNGITNDFTSVDLGGAQSNVDYLTLAGRVVNGVDYNVGFGLTWLAGTALGDGTFTLSDASDLFNVDVVLADQTGPFTSNWDGKTLTKAGLGTLQLSSVNTYTGDTLINGGTLQTGIANAFATSANVTVASGATLDLNNFNQQANNLSGAGNITLRNAALTANNSSDTTFDGEIGGAGSLIKTGTGTLTLSGVNSYQGGSTLSGGTLVATNGLALGLGDIENNATLELNFASDSALDNLLSGSGSLVKTGSGIATLSAVGSTQGAVSVDQGTLSFTQNGGFGATSLTTADGASTSLAGDAVLNLSGALTQNNSAILNVVVGNGVTAVNADTASLGGTLNITGFNTTLPGSASALTSTEFTVIHTVNGITNDFAQVDLGGAESDVDYLTLAGRVVNGVDYNVGFGLTWLAGTSLGNGTFTLTNTSDLFNVDVVLADQTEPFTSIWDGKSLTKAGLGTLQLSSVNTYTGSTLINAGTLQAGIANAFASSSDVAVGSTATLDLNNFNQQANNLSGSGSILLGSAELTANNSADTTFSGVIEGTGSLSKTGTGTLILSGENTYEGGSSISAGTLIATQGNALGTGDINNSATLELNFLTDSTLSNLLSGSGTLIKSGAGIATLNAVGSEQGNVEVNNGTLNFVQTGAFTAANLTTAANATTMLAANATLNLSGALTQNTDSILDVTLGIDYPIISAATAALDGSLKVSGIDTSTMPVNASDLNGTNFTIIHTTGGISGDFSSVDLGGASSSVDYLTLAGRIVNGVDYNVGLGLTWQAGNALGNGTFTLTNAGDLFNVDVVLADQTGPFTSNWDGKSLTKMGLGTLQLSSVNTYLGSTLINEGTLQVGIANAFAISRDITVASGATLDLNNFDQRANNLSGAGNILLGSAVLTANNSADTTFSGVIDGTGSLSKTGSGTLTLSGVNGYQGGSDFLDGKVIATQGSALGTSDIGSAGTLELNFATDSTLSNRIHGGGSLIKSGAGVATLSGIGSTQGNIDVNQGTLNFAQIGAFNGFNMTTANGASTSVEANALLNLSGVFTQNATSTLNVAVGSVQPVITADTAALDGTLNITGFTSGAPTSASALASSDFTIIHTLNGITGDFTTIDLGGAASTVDYLTLAGRVVNNADYNVGFGLTWLAGSSLGNGTFTLANSGDLFNVDVVLADQTGPFTSTWDGKSLTKAGLGTLQLSSVNTYTGSTLVNGGTLQTGIANAFATSSDVTVASGATLDLNDFAQQANNLSGAGSILLGSAALTANNIASTTFSGVIDGAGSLSKTGTGTLTLSGANTYQGGSTLSAGTLVATQGSALGTGAIDNGATLELNFASDSTLANVLSGSGSLNKTGTGIAILSGAGSTQGAINVNQGTLNFAQSGVFNGSSLTTANDASTSVVADSSLNLSGALTQNATSTLNVAVGSVQPVITADSAALSGTLNITGFTTGAPTSASALTNTEFTVIHTTGAGGISGDFTTIDLGGAASTVDYLTLAGRVVNNADYNVGFGLTWLAGSSLGNGTFTLTNAGDLFNVDVVLADQTGPFTSSWDGKSLTKAGLGTLQLSSVNTYTGSTLVNGGTLQTGIANAFATSSDVMVASGATLDLNGFAQQTNNLSGAGSILLGSAALTANNIASTTFSGVIDGAGSLSKTGAGTLTLSGANTYQGGSTLSAGTLVVTQGSVLGTGTIDNGATLELNFASNSTLANVLSGSGSLNKTGAGIATLSGAGSTQGAINVNQGTLNITGFTTGAPTSASALTNTEFTVIHTTGAGGISGDFTTIDLGGAASTVDYLTLAGRVVNNADYNVGFGLTWLAGSSLGNGTFTLANAGDLFNVDVVLADQTGPFTSNWDGKSLTKAGLGTLQLSSVNTYTGSTLVNGGTLQTGIANAFATSSDVMVASGATLDLNGFAQQANNLSGAGSILLGNAALTANNIASTTFSGVIDGAGSLSKTGTGTLTLSGANTYQGGSTLSAGTLVATQGSALGTGTVDNGATLELNFASNSTLANVLSGSGSLNKTGAGIATLSGTGSTQGAINVNQGTLNFAQSGVFNGSSLTTANGASTSVVADSSLNLSGALTQNATSTLNVAVGSVQPVITADSAALSGTLNITGFTTGAPTSASALTNTEFTVIHTTGAGGISGDFTTVNLGGAASTVDYLTLAGRVVNNADYNVGFGLTWLAGSSLGNGTFTLTNANDLFNVDVVLADQTGPFTSTWDGKSLTKSGLGTLQLSSVNAFATSSDVTVASGATLDLNNFAQQANNLSGAGSILLGNAALTANNIASTTFSGVIDGAGSLRKTGTGTLTLSGANTYQGGSTLSAGTLVATQGSALGTGTVDNGATLELNFASDSTLANVLSGSGSLNKTGAGIATLSGAGSAQGVINVNQGTLNFAQSGVFNGSSLTTANDASTSVVADSSLNLSGALTQNATSTLNVAVGSVQPVMDG, from the coding sequence ATGGAACTGAACTTTGCTAACGACAGCACGCTGAATAACCTGTTAAGCGGTAGTGGTAGTCTGACCAAAACCGGCACCGGTATTGCTACGCTGAATGGTACGGGTTCAACGCAGGGAGCCATCAATGTCAATCAGGGTACGTTAAATCTGGCTCAAAACATGGAGCTTAACGGAACCAGTCTGACCACGGCTAACGGTGCGACCACTTCTCTTTCTCTGGATGCCCTGATTAACCTCAGTGGTGCATTAACTCAAAATAGTACAGCGACCTTAAATATTAATACCGGCGGTGCGCAACCGGCCATTACTGCGGATTCAGCATCGCTGGACGGTGCTCTGAATGTGACTGGCTTTACCACCAGTGCTCCAACCAGCGCCAGTGCATTACCGGGTACAGAATTTACTATTATCCATACCACTAACGGCATTATTGGTGACTTTGCTGCTGTCGATTTGGGCGGAGCGACCAGCAATGTAGACTACCTGACGCTGGCTGGTCGGGTGGTTAACGGTGTGGATTACAACGTCGGCTTTGGACTGACCTGGCTGGCTGGTGATGCGCTGGGCAACGGTACTTTCACTCTGATCAATGCCGGTGACCTGTTTAATGTGGATGTGGTACTGGCAGATCAAACCGGCACCTTTGCCAGCAATTGGGATGGCAAGAGCCTGACCAAAGAAGGGCTGGGCACCCTGCAACTCTCTTCGGTGAATACCTACACCGGCAGTACCCTGATTAATGGTGGAACGCTGGAAACCGGTATCGCCAATGCGTTTGCTACCAGTAGTAATGTGGTGGTTGCCAGCGGTGGTACGCTGAATCTGAATGGTTTTAATCAGCAGGCGAATAACCTGAGTGGCGCAGGTAACATTACATTGCGTAATGCGGTACTGACCGCCAACAACAATGCTGATACCGCCTTTGACGGCGAGATCGGTGGTGCAGGCAGTCTGATTAAAACCGGTACCGGCACCCTGACCTTAAGCGGGATGAATATCTATCAGGGTGGCAGTACCCTCAGTGGCGGTACACTGGTTGCGACCAATGGTTTGGCGTTGGGAAGCGGCGACATTGAGAATAACGCGACGCTGGAGTTAAATTTTGCCAGCGACAGCGATCTGGGCAATGTACTGAGCGGTAGTCTGGTGAAAACTGGAGCCGGTGTTGCTTCGCTAAGTGCGGTTGGCTCAGCTCAGGGGGCGGTGAGCGTTAATCAGGGAACATTAAGTTTCACTCAGGATGGCATCTTTACTGCCGACAGCCTGACCACTGCCAATGGTGCTACTACCTCACTGGCAGGGGAATCTATTTTGAACCTGAGCGGTGCATTAACCCAAAACAGCACGGCGGTGCTAAATGTTGGGGTGGGTACCGGTCAGACGGCAATTAATGCAGATACTGCTTCGCTGGGCGGTACCCTCAATATTACTGATTTCAATACTAATGTGCCGAACAGTGCCAGCGCCCTAACCAGTACTGAGTTTACCGTTATTCATACTACCAACGGTATCACTAATGACTTTACCAGCGTTGATTTGGGTGGAGCGCAGAGCAATGTGGACTACCTGACGCTGGCGGGACGGGTGGTTAACGGTGTAGATTACAACGTCGGCTTTGGCCTGACCTGGTTGGCAGGTACTGCGCTGGGCGACGGTACCTTTACCCTGAGTGATGCCAGCGATCTGTTTAATGTAGACGTAGTATTAGCAGACCAAACCGGGCCGTTTACCAGTAACTGGGATGGCAAAACCCTGACTAAAGCCGGACTGGGTACGCTACAACTCTCCTCGGTGAATACCTACACTGGAGACACTCTGATAAATGGCGGCACTTTGCAGACGGGTATCGCCAATGCCTTTGCTACCAGCGCTAATGTGACAGTTGCCAGCGGCGCTACGTTGGATCTGAATAATTTTAATCAGCAGGCGAATAACCTGAGTGGCGCAGGCAACATTACACTGCGTAATGCAGCACTGACAGCCAATAACAGCAGTGATACCACTTTTGACGGCGAGATCGGTGGCGCAGGCAGCCTGATTAAAACTGGCACCGGTACCCTGACCTTAAGTGGAGTGAACAGCTATCAGGGTGGTAGTACCCTCAGTGGCGGTACACTGGTTGCGACCAATGGTTTGGCATTGGGGCTCGGCGACATTGAAAACAATGCGACGCTGGAATTGAATTTTGCCAGCGATAGTGCGCTGGATAATCTACTGAGTGGCAGCGGTAGTCTGGTGAAAACCGGCAGCGGTATTGCCACCTTAAGCGCGGTTGGCTCAACTCAGGGCGCGGTGAGTGTCGATCAGGGCACATTAAGTTTCACTCAAAACGGCGGTTTTGGTGCAACCAGCCTGACCACCGCCGATGGTGCCAGCACTTCACTGGCAGGTGACGCAGTTCTGAACCTGAGCGGTGCGCTAACGCAAAACAACAGCGCAATACTCAACGTTGTCGTGGGTAACGGTGTGACCGCAGTGAATGCAGATACCGCCTCATTAGGTGGCACTCTTAATATCACCGGTTTTAATACCACGTTGCCAGGCAGCGCCAGTGCTTTAACCAGCACGGAATTTACCGTTATTCATACCGTTAACGGCATCACTAATGACTTTGCGCAGGTGGATTTAGGTGGTGCTGAAAGCGATGTGGATTACCTGACGTTAGCTGGCCGGGTAGTTAACGGCGTAGATTACAACGTAGGTTTTGGCCTGACCTGGCTGGCGGGAACGTCACTGGGCAACGGTACCTTTACCTTAACTAACACCAGCGACCTGTTTAATGTCGATGTGGTATTAGCCGATCAAACCGAGCCGTTTACCAGCATCTGGGATGGTAAGAGCCTGACCAAAGCGGGTTTGGGTACATTACAACTCTCCTCCGTCAATACCTACACAGGTAGTACTCTGATTAATGCAGGTACTCTGCAAGCTGGCATTGCCAATGCCTTTGCCTCCAGTAGTGATGTTGCCGTAGGTAGCACCGCCACGCTGGATCTGAACAACTTTAATCAACAGGCTAATAATCTCAGCGGTAGCGGTAGTATTCTGCTGGGCAGCGCAGAGTTAACGGCTAATAACAGTGCTGATACTACCTTTAGCGGTGTAATTGAGGGTACCGGCAGTCTGAGCAAAACTGGCACTGGTACATTGATTCTGAGTGGTGAAAATACTTATGAAGGTGGTAGTAGCATTAGCGCAGGTACGCTGATCGCCACCCAGGGTAATGCACTGGGGACGGGAGACATCAATAACAGCGCTACGCTGGAGCTTAACTTCCTGACGGACAGCACTCTGAGCAATCTTTTGTCAGGCAGTGGAACACTGATTAAAAGTGGAGCAGGTATAGCAACGCTAAATGCCGTTGGTTCTGAACAGGGCAATGTTGAGGTTAACAATGGCACGCTGAATTTTGTTCAAACCGGCGCGTTCACAGCGGCAAACCTGACTACGGCGGCAAATGCCACCACTATGCTGGCAGCGAATGCCACATTAAATCTCAGCGGTGCGTTAACACAAAATACCGATTCAATTTTAGACGTTACTCTGGGCATCGATTACCCAATTATTAGTGCAGCGACTGCTGCTCTGGATGGTTCACTCAAAGTATCAGGTATTGATACCAGCACGATGCCAGTCAATGCCAGCGACCTGAATGGCACCAATTTTACTATTATCCACACCACCGGAGGGATTAGTGGTGATTTCAGCTCTGTGGATTTAGGTGGTGCCAGCAGCAGCGTGGACTATCTGACTCTGGCTGGCCGGATAGTTAATGGTGTGGATTATAATGTGGGCCTTGGTCTGACCTGGCAGGCGGGTAACGCGTTGGGCAACGGTACCTTTACGCTAACTAACGCCGGTGACCTGTTTAATGTGGATGTGGTGTTAGCCGATCAAACCGGGCCATTTACCAGCAACTGGGATGGCAAGAGCCTGACCAAAATGGGGCTGGGCACATTACAACTCTCTTCTGTCAATACTTATCTTGGAAGTACCCTGATTAATGAGGGTACCTTGCAGGTGGGCATTGCCAATGCTTTTGCCATCAGTCGCGATATCACTGTAGCCAGTGGTGCCACGCTGGATCTGAACAACTTTGACCAACGGGCTAATAACCTGAGTGGCGCAGGTAATATTCTGTTAGGCAGTGCAGTGTTAACCGCCAACAACAGTGCGGATACCACCTTTAGCGGTGTGATTGATGGTACCGGCAGTCTGAGCAAAACCGGGTCCGGTACCCTGACCTTAAGTGGTGTGAATGGCTATCAGGGGGGCAGTGATTTCCTTGATGGTAAAGTTATTGCTACTCAGGGGAGTGCGTTGGGAACCAGTGATATTGGTAGTGCAGGAACACTGGAACTGAACTTCGCAACTGACAGCACGTTGAGCAACAGGATACATGGTGGGGGTAGCCTGATAAAATCTGGTGCAGGTGTTGCTACATTGAGTGGTATTGGTTCGACCCAAGGTAACATCGATGTTAATCAGGGCACGCTGAATTTTGCCCAGATTGGTGCATTTAACGGTTTCAATATGACAACGGCTAATGGTGCCAGCACTTCGGTTGAGGCTAACGCTTTGCTGAACCTGAGTGGTGTATTCACACAGAACGCAACGTCTACATTAAATGTCGCTGTAGGTAGCGTTCAGCCGGTGATTACCGCCGATACCGCAGCGCTGGATGGTACGTTAAATATCACCGGATTCACCAGCGGAGCCCCAACCAGTGCCAGCGCATTAGCCAGTAGTGATTTTACGATTATCCATACCCTCAACGGTATCACCGGTGACTTTACGACAATTGATTTAGGCGGAGCTGCCAGTACTGTGGATTATCTGACCTTAGCTGGTCGGGTGGTGAACAATGCTGATTATAACGTCGGCTTTGGCCTCACCTGGCTGGCAGGAAGTTCACTGGGCAACGGGACCTTTACCCTGGCCAATTCCGGTGACCTGTTTAATGTGGACGTGGTGTTAGCCGATCAGACCGGTCCATTTACCAGCACCTGGGACGGCAAGAGCCTGACCAAGGCAGGATTGGGTACGTTACAACTCTCTTCCGTCAACACTTACACCGGCAGTACGTTAGTGAATGGCGGCACCTTACAGACCGGTATCGCCAATGCCTTCGCCACCAGCAGTGATGTAACGGTGGCCAGTGGAGCCACGTTGGATCTGAATGATTTCGCACAACAGGCCAATAACCTGAGCGGCGCGGGCAGTATCTTATTAGGCAGCGCGGCGTTAACCGCTAACAATATTGCCAGTACTACCTTTAGCGGTGTGATTGATGGTGCAGGCAGCCTGAGCAAAACCGGTACCGGCACGCTGACATTAAGCGGGGCCAATACCTATCAGGGTGGCAGCACCCTCAGCGCCGGAACGCTGGTGGCAACACAGGGTAGCGCGCTGGGAACCGGCGCTATCGATAATGGCGCCACGCTGGAACTGAACTTTGCCAGCGACAGCACATTAGCCAATGTATTAAGCGGCAGCGGTAGCCTGAATAAAACCGGCACGGGTATTGCCATTTTGAGTGGCGCAGGTTCGACGCAGGGCGCCATCAACGTCAATCAGGGCACGCTGAACTTTGCCCAGAGCGGGGTATTTAACGGCAGCAGCCTGACCACTGCTAATGATGCCAGCACCTCGGTGGTGGCAGATTCCTCACTGAATCTGAGCGGGGCGCTGACGCAAAATGCCACTTCCACCCTGAATGTGGCGGTGGGCAGCGTCCAGCCGGTGATCACCGCCGATAGTGCCGCATTAAGCGGCACGCTGAATATCACCGGATTTACCACCGGAGCCCCAACCAGCGCCAGCGCCTTAACCAACACTGAATTTACCGTGATTCATACCACCGGAGCCGGTGGTATCAGCGGTGACTTCACGACGATTGATTTAGGCGGGGCCGCCAGTACTGTGGATTACCTGACCTTAGCCGGTCGGGTGGTCAACAACGCAGATTATAACGTGGGCTTTGGCCTCACCTGGCTGGCAGGAAGCTCGCTGGGTAACGGGACCTTTACGCTGACGAACGCGGGCGATCTGTTTAATGTGGATGTGGTGTTAGCCGATCAAACCGGACCGTTTACCAGCAGCTGGGACGGCAAGAGCCTGACCAAAGCGGGGCTGGGCACATTACAACTCTCCTCCGTCAATACCTACACCGGCAGCACGCTGGTTAATGGCGGCACCTTACAGACCGGTATCGCCAATGCCTTCGCCACCAGCAGTGATGTAATGGTGGCCAGCGGAGCGACGCTGGACCTGAATGGTTTCGCTCAACAGACCAATAACCTGAGCGGCGCGGGCAGCATTCTGTTAGGCAGCGCGGCGTTAACCGCCAACAATATTGCCAGTACTACCTTTAGCGGTGTGATTGATGGTGCAGGCAGCCTGAGCAAAACCGGGGCCGGCACCCTGACATTAAGCGGGGCCAATACCTATCAGGGTGGCAGCACTCTCAGCGCCGGAACGCTGGTAGTAACTCAGGGTAGCGTGCTGGGAACCGGTACTATCGATAATGGTGCTACGCTGGAGCTCAACTTTGCCAGCAACAGTACATTAGCCAATGTCCTGAGCGGCAGCGGTAGCCTGAATAAAACCGGCGCGGGTATTGCCACCCTGAGTGGCGCAGGTTCGACGCAGGGTGCCATCAACGTCAATCAGGGTACGCTGAATATCACCGGATTTACCACCGGTGCGCCAACCAGCGCCAGCGCCTTAACCAATACTGAATTTACCGTGATTCATACCACCGGAGCCGGTGGTATCAGCGGCGACTTCACGACAATTGATTTAGGCGGGGCTGCCAGCACTGTGGATTACCTGACCTTAGCCGGTCGGGTGGTCAACAATGCAGATTACAACGTCGGCTTTGGCCTGACCTGGCTGGCAGGAAGCTCACTGGGCAACGGGACCTTTACGCTGGCAAACGCGGGTGATCTGTTTAATGTGGACGTGGTTCTGGCGGATCAAACCGGACCATTTACCAGCAACTGGGATGGCAAGAGCCTGACCAAAGCGGGGCTGGGCACATTACAGCTCTCCTCCGTGAATACCTACACCGGCAGCACATTAGTGAATGGCGGCACTTTACAGACCGGTATCGCCAATGCCTTCGCCACCAGCAGTGATGTAATGGTGGCCAGCGGAGCCACGCTGGACCTGAATGGCTTCGCTCAACAGGCCAATAACCTGAGCGGCGCGGGCAGTATCTTATTAGGTAACGCGGCGTTAACCGCTAACAATATTGCCAGTACTACCTTTAGCGGTGTGATTGATGGTGCAGGCAGCCTGAGCAAAACCGGTACCGGCACCCTGACATTAAGCGGGGCCAATACCTATCAGGGTGGCAGCACTCTCAGCGCCGGAACGCTGGTAGCAACTCAGGGTAGCGCGCTGGGAACCGGCACTGTCGATAATGGTGCCACGCTGGAGCTCAACTTTGCCAGCAACAGTACATTAGCCAATGTCCTGAGCGGCAGCGGTAGCCTGAATAAAACCGGCGCGGGTATTGCCACCCTGAGTGGTACAGGTTCGACGCAGGGCGCCATCAACGTCAATCAGGGTACGCTGAACTTTGCCCAGAGCGGGGTATTTAACGGTAGCAGTCTGACCACCGCTAACGGTGCCAGCACTTCAGTAGTGGCAGACTCTTCACTGAATCTGAGCGGCGCGCTGACGCAAAATGCCACTTCCACCCTGAATGTGGCGGTGGGCAGCGTCCAGCCGGTGATCACTGCCGATAGTGCCGCGTTAAGCGGTACGCTGAATATCACCGGATTTACCACCGGTGCACCAACCAGCGCCAGCGCTTTAACCAACACCGAGTTCACCGTGATTCATACCACCGGAGCCGGTGGTATCAGCGGTGACTTTACCACGGTCAATCTGGGTGGAGCTGCCAGCACTGTGGATTATCTGACCTTAGCCGGTCGGGTAGTGAACAACGCAGACTATAACGTCGGCTTTGGCCTGACCTGGCTGGCAGGAAGCTCGCTGGGTAACGGGACCTTTACGCTGACTAACGCCAACGACCTGTTTAATGTGGACGTGGTTCTGGCGGATCAAACCGGGCCGTTTACCAGCACCTGGGACGGCAAGAGCCTGACCAAGTCAGGATTGGGCACATTACAACTGTCTTCCGTCAATGCCTTCGCCACCAGCAGTGATGTAACAGTAGCCAGCGGAGCCACGCTGGATCTGAATAACTTCGCCCAACAGGCCAATAACCTGAGCGGTGCGGGCAGTATCTTATTAGGTAACGCGGCGTTAACCGCTAACAATATCGCCAGTACTACCTTTAGCGGTGTGATTGATGGTGCAGGCAGCCTGAGAAAAACCGGTACCGGCACCCTGACATTAAGCGGGGCCAATACCTATCAGGGTGGCAGCACTCTCAGCGCCGGAACGCTGGTAGCAACTCAGGGTAGCGCGCTGGGAACCGGCACTGTCGATAATGGTGCTACGCTGGAACTGAACTTTGCCAGCGACAGCACATTAGCCAATGTATTAAGCGGCAGCGGTAGCCTGAATAAAACCGGCGCGGGTATCGCCACCCTGAGTGGTGCTGGCTCGGCTCAGGGCGTCATCAACGTCAATCAGGGCACGCTGAACTTTGCCCAGAGCGGGGTATTTAACGGTAGCAGTCTGACCACTGCTAATGATGCCAGCACCTCGGTGGTGGCAGATTCCTCACTGAATCTGAGCGGTGCGCTGACGCAAAACGCCACTTCCACCCTGAATGTGGCGGTGGGCAGCGTTCAGCCGGTGATGGACGGGTAA